The sequence below is a genomic window from Venturia canescens isolate UGA chromosome 9, ASM1945775v1, whole genome shotgun sequence.
CTGATGATCCAGAAGACGATGATAGAGCGCGCTGCTGGTGTTGGGAACGAAGTGGGCCGTCAAAATCCCGGATCGCTCAAGCATTGTCCTCATTATTTAAAAATCCATGAAGCTTTTCGTCGTATGCACGTTGGAATAGCGATGGGTAACATGTTCACGATGGCGTGCACGGTTCTCCACCTTCATTACATAGCGAGCAAATTGTGTGTATTATAAGAGAAAATGGAATTAGAGGTTGAAAAAAGTCTTTCGAGTCGAAAACACGCCTCGTCGCAGCTTgttagaaataattttttttaatttaatgacATCGTCTGGtaaaaaactatcgaaataattATCCAGACTCCGTTGCAGGGAAGCCTTGAACGAAAACAGGATTGCCAGagtcgagaaagaaaaaaaaaagaaagaaaaaaagtgagaagacAGTAATAATGCAGTCCCTTATAAAATTGAGAATGAGCAGAAAACAAAAAGCTTCTTCGCTCTCCTGAGAATTTAAAGAAggggaaaataaataatctcAATTCTTAGTCATGAACCAGAATCTCTCTGCTCATTCGAGGAACTCGGACCACTCGTAACTGATTATATTTATGTGAAATTATGAGCCGGATTTATTCAGCTTCGCTCGACTCTTCATTAACGAGATCGCAGAATTGATAGAAATCGCGTAATTAGCCATTCCGCTATCACGATCTTTCAATTTTACAACACGAATCGAATCTAGCGATATATTTcaggaaaaagaaattgataaatattcAAGTGGCACTGCGATACGAACTTCCAATGAGTTTAGATTTAACAAATTCCTAAGGCTTGCTCTGTATCAGAGTTGCATCAGTATTTATTCTGATTTCACTTACGATGGAGCACAAGATATTGCGCTCAGTATACAATCGCTGTCATTTTTAGGCCAACAAATGGCAAAagatgtatgaaaaaaatttataatgaaattcgatAATTTCTGACTGTTTTTTCGGTAGAAAAAACTGCGTTCATGATATTTTTATCTTGCCAATTTAGGTCTTGCCAACTTAAAGAAATCTAATGTTCTAGAAAATTAGCCTCGTGATGATATACCTCGGTGTGTTCGATCGAAAAACCGTTTTCGACTGAACGAACATTCAATCTGGAACTAATAATCCATACTTCCGATCACACGAATATATGATACATCGATTACCAATAACATTgtgataaaatgattttttattcgagctACACCGTTCCGTGAGACAACACGAAAGTGAGCAAGTTTCGATGAGGCATATTGAAACAATTAATGTAAAATATCCGGACTATGTcctaaaatataaaaaaatgatcgggAAAGACGAAGATGCGATGAAATTTTGTTGTATAATAACAAATTGACTGACGTTTTATTTATATGCATACCGCGAGTCGTATCACGATTGTAAATAATACATTACGTCGTCTCATTCAGTGTATCGGCGTAAGGATTGatcgttgaaaatataaatattactTAGGTTTCCATTATTTcacatttgttttattttcatgtaccTTGTAAAAAACTCTATTCCTTCGCAAATAAATTATCTCAACGCAATGACCatatttcgggattttcgagCATCTTCCAACATTTTATTTCCTTCGCAATAAATATTGGCAAAGATTATATAATTTTCTTACGCGTTTACGACGTCATGATTAATCGTAATTACTGTTACACgtacaaatataaaattatagaATACTACAATGGTATGGATTTGTATTTTCAACACACTGTTTATTTATCATTACTGAATTGTCTTCTCGTATTTCATTGcactaatatatatatatatatatgtatatccgAAATATCGGTGGCGACAATCACAACTTTTAATTTATCCTTCTCCTCCTCATAATTTATCGTCTGAATTCGGTATTTTTTCCTCGCACACCATCGATATAAACATATTTACAAATTATTCAACGAACAGATTCATTTTGTtccaattatattttcttatttcctcgaatcaatgaaaaatcattttcatatcgacgtttattagtttttttataGGTATTGTTTCACACGTTGATCGATTACGTCACTAGAATCGTACATTTCACTGACAGTAATAATCGCACTAGATTTATTCATCTCGTTTTTCATTAACTGTTTAGTTTATCAGATACAAAACAAATGGGAATATTCTCAATAATCACGATCGAAGTCTCGGTTATGtattattgtattttttatgaaaaaatatgaaatatcgTTGCATCGTACGATCGGAAAAGCAAATAACGACGTACGCGATTTTATCGAAAGTAACATCATGGATTTTTGTTACTTTACATTCGAAACTTATTCGATTCTTTTTTGTCATCATTATCAAATGAATGGAACAATCAATCATTCGTCCATGCACGCTCTCAGTCACATCCATTCGCACTCACAATACACGGGATtggaagcaaaatttttccaagatcggtacaaatttAACGATCGTCCTTGTGTTAAAATTATCGGTTTCGTCACGTTTCATTTTcgtataaataatatttatttatagtcCATCAGTCTGTCGTAATTTGCACCGCTGTTtgacaaaacaaaaatcacCATTTCACACGTTCGCATTTTGCTTTACCAAATTCTCGTTATTCGCCAACACTCGAACGATCTGAAATGAACAAAACATGAAGAGAAtcgttgattattttttgataaaatttttctccaacagataaagaatttcatgtttttcaaacgttttggTCTCGAAAATTCATAGAAAATTTAGAGCATTTTAAAGACACGTTCGATCAAACTTCGACCAAAAGAAAACACCTGTGCAAATATTCAAAACTAATGAcaaacatatatataaatgataaTTCATACGATTCTAAGAATTTCCGTCGGAATATGATTTGCAAGTAATGATTTGTAAATACAcgtataaatttcaattaatgcTAGATATCAAATTCTCAGGCGAATGACGTGATAAGATAGCAATTAATAAAATTCGTACCGAGACTTTCAGAACAATCGATCGACTGATTAGAATTTGACTCATGAGATCAATGTTTGACTATGAAGAAGGATCACCAAACGAgcatactttttattcaatacgattttataaaaaaataccaCTGAAGCGAATTTATGAAAGTAGAAAACTGGAAATGTTTCGCTACTTATTTTCTCAAAACCAAAGGACTAGATGTGAGTAAACACAAAATATTCCTGCACCGGGGTAAGAActaatttgtttcttttttcagagTTATTTTTGACCCAgttgcaaattttaaaggtTGAAAAATCTTAGTTGAGTGGTGAGAACGTCTTGTGCATAATTCGGTCTTTCATATTACGTACCACGATGATAAAAGTAGTAGTAAAAACAGCAGTGGCAGCAGCATGGTAAATTCCCTTGAAATTCCGTTATACTCGTAAAATTTCAGCGGCTTTGTTATAACAGATCGCGATCCAATCTGGTTGAGTGGCGCCCCATTGTATCTGATTGACTTCACCCTCGGCAGCGGTGTAAGCAAGAATAGGATCTTCAATAGCGCGAGGCATTTGTTGAATATCCCAAATGAGAGCTTGATGGTCATCGCCAGCGGTGCAAATGTGACAAGAAGAGTGCGGTGCCCAAGCGATGCCGTTAACGCTCGCGCGATGGTTGTTCAAACGTGCGACCGGCGTGCAAGGTACTCGAACATCAAGTATTATAACTTCGCACGCGTCCATCGCAACAGTAGCGAGATAATTAGGATCTTGCTTGTTCCAAGCCAAACGAAGGAGCGGCGTGTGTTGCGGATCTTCGTAAATAATGGTGGAATGCTCGAGATGACGGAGATCGAACATTCGAACCGAGCCATCAGCGCCTACCGACGCAAACATGTCGCGTCCACCCCCAGCTCGACTGAACGCGATGTCGTAAACTTCCTTGTCGTGCGCGATCAATTGCGTTTTCACGTGTCCCGTGACCATATTTATTCGACCGAGTACCTGACCTGTTTCTAATCCCCAAATCGTACAAGTCGTGTCGATACTCGATGTACCTATCAAATTTGGATCAACCTCgttccaatcgaacgatgtcagGGGCGCACAAAAATCTgaatttttgttattgtttAACACACATTCTAGACGCGTATCTGGCTCAGCTGCTCTCCATACTCGCAAATAATCGCCTGACGTCGCCAGCAAATCTGGAAACAAACCTGAACCACAAAAAGCCATTAAGTCTCTATGAATAATtgacatgacgctgaagtttgcaatgtcgGAGTGCAACGGaacgatctaaaaaaactccaataattacagtaataaaaaattggcgaattataaatgttttttccgtTAATTTTgctggactccaacgttacgaacttcaacgtcgttcatattcagttttgggtgagaagaataattttttacgatATTATGCTGTTCAATAATAAGTTGAAAAGTTCTGActgaaattcattgaaatcacAGATTTCATAGTACTGCAGTTTTCAACATTTCATGTTTCAACacataaaatgtattatttttgtGCTTCCATCATTCTTAATACAATATGCAAGAATATTGCAGGGATCTAGCCATAAAAAATGTACCTTTGCTATCTGGAATCCACATAATTTTGGTAGTTGGATAGGGATGATCAAAGGTGCTTTTGGCACTGAATTCCGAAGTCTCTTCATCTAAGGAAACTATCTGAACTTTGTTATTATATTCTTCCACAAAACTGCCAAGGGCCAGTCGAAATCGTTTGTCCGGTCGCACTGACCAATTCATGCTGTAAAGAGGCCATGGTGCCTCATACTTGTAAATTTCTTTGCGCTTCGGCGGCACACTGTGTAAAGCCATTTCTATATTTAGTTCCTATAGAACTATGACGGTTCACTGCAATGAAAATAAcagtattttaatttttttcttttgaaaccAATTTAGAATGTTGAATCAATGTCAGTAAAATTTAATGTGACATGTGTACAATTTCCAGAAtaagtggaaaaaatattattagagttgaaaagaacaaaaaaaatatgaataaaaaatttatacatTTGTCAAAACCAAGAATGAATATCTAATAAATCGTGAAAATCTGTATCCCTAAGAGTGTATGTGTTAGTGCagtcataatttttttatcatataaATTGAAtatcatttgtttttgtaactTTTCAACCATTTATGCCAGTAGTTGTTACAAATAGAATACATAAACAAGTATAATAATGGAAATTTAACAGGTAAGATTCCAATCAATGAAATGATTTCATAATTTTGACAGCAACATGATAAAGTTTTATTTccactattatttttttgtgtcTATAATTGGAAACATTAAATGTAATGCCAAtgtgcattaaaaaaaatgacgagcgATAGTATGATGAGAATATTAAAACCCAACTTTTAATTGCTCAACAACTGATCAAGTGATGAAGGAATGGTTCATTTGTAACAATACTTACGATATAAAATAATGTTCAAGTTTTAATCGCTGGTCCAATGAAATGTACAGAAATCTCAACaaggattcgtttttttacacACACTTCAAAATCCTAACCCCTTCAAGCTCGTCAATTCACTCATCTAGACACCGCACTAGTCTAGAGCGCGTGATACCGGTCAAAACGTTAAGCGTACATTCAACTTGTGCAAcaaatcagtttttttccaCACCTAACACTTTTCCGACATGTCTTAACAAGGGAGATTGTGACGCGATCGATCAATtattcatggaaaaaaaaggttttcacACACGTTTTTCACGGTAGCGTCGACGCTTCGACAGCCTGAAGCCGActccatttttaaaaaatggcgTCTATAATTAACACTTGTGAATTATTATAATGTCTAGTTTAAAACCCAATGGATGAAATCAATTATATTGTGGAGTATTTTGTTTATATTATTGTTCCGTTTATTCGTGTTTTAtgttgtttttctttaattctTTCAATGTCTGCTGCTTGATCCTTTTTGTGCTCCTCGTACCTGTCAATCGATGCCGAGCCGGAAGTTCCCTCTATGACCGACGTTAGATGGCGCGTATATGCGGAAAAATGGTATAGCATGAAATTTCTTTACCTTATAATTGCATTTGCGAGcatttaaattgatttagtaAACATGCGATCAAATTGCGAGATAATAATTCATCGTAACGGATCCGATGAAGGAAGGAAgatattatcaataaattaAGTCCCATAGGCACTGACAATTAAGACTTTCTTATAAAAATCACATGGAAGATTTATTGATGAATGACTTCGAGtgaatcatttcgttgaattcgGCGGTTATTGGTCACTCAACGAAGGCGCTGTCAGTACCAAAAGTAAACATAACACGTTTAGTATCGAAAGCGCGGGAAACGATTGAGTgccaaat
It includes:
- the wap gene encoding DDB1- and CUL4-associated factor 7: MALHSVPPKRKEIYKYEAPWPLYSMNWSVRPDKRFRLALGSFVEEYNNKVQIVSLDEETSEFSAKSTFDHPYPTTKIMWIPDSKGLFPDLLATSGDYLRVWRAAEPDTRLECVLNNNKNSDFCAPLTSFDWNEVDPNLIGTSSIDTTCTIWGLETGQVLGRINMVTGHVKTQLIAHDKEVYDIAFSRAGGGRDMFASVGADGSVRMFDLRHLEHSTIIYEDPQHTPLLRLAWNKQDPNYLATVAMDACEVIILDVRVPCTPVARLNNHRASVNGIAWAPHSSCHICTAGDDHQALIWDIQQMPRAIEDPILAYTAAEGEVNQIQWGATQPDWIAICYNKAAEILRV